A genomic stretch from Streptomyces sp. QL37 includes:
- a CDS encoding MFS transporter produces MGATAHSAIERSAIKKVSVRLVPFVALMFFVNYLDRTAVSFAEPNGMGQDLALTAAQFGFASGVFFIGYIILEVPSNMALHRFGARRWLARIMVSWGIVALLFTWVQNSEQLYTLRFLLGVAEAGFFPGAILFLSQWVPSRHRTKVLGLFYLAQPLTTVIGAPLAGWFINQHGLLGLEGWRVMFLGVSVPAILLGVIAWFYLIDKPADAKWLTSEERDWLTGELAAENAGKTGADEKTSHGKEALKAAFTNSRVWTLALIYFGFIYGLYALAFFLPTIINGFQDQFGTTFSVMDKALITAIPYLPAAVVLYFWSRHATRHGVRTWHIAGPAVVGGISIPVALYMGSPAATVAVITVTACAIFAALPVFWSVPSQFLTGATAAAGIALINTAGNVAGFAAGYVTGWLKDFSGAYYLPLFLVGAFMLMSAALMLWLANRSRGRGANQGRPLAEVR; encoded by the coding sequence ATGGGCGCCACTGCGCATTCAGCGATCGAGAGATCAGCGATCAAGAAGGTCTCGGTCCGCCTCGTCCCCTTCGTGGCCCTGATGTTCTTCGTGAACTACCTGGACCGGACGGCGGTATCCTTCGCCGAGCCCAACGGCATGGGTCAGGACCTCGCCCTCACCGCGGCGCAGTTCGGCTTCGCCTCCGGCGTCTTCTTCATCGGCTACATCATTCTCGAAGTGCCCAGCAACATGGCACTGCACAGGTTCGGCGCCCGGCGCTGGCTGGCCAGGATCATGGTGAGCTGGGGCATCGTCGCGCTGCTCTTCACCTGGGTGCAGAACAGCGAACAGCTGTACACGCTCCGCTTCCTGCTCGGTGTCGCCGAGGCGGGCTTCTTCCCCGGCGCGATCCTCTTCCTCAGCCAGTGGGTGCCCTCCCGGCACCGTACGAAGGTGCTCGGCCTCTTCTACCTGGCGCAGCCCCTGACCACCGTCATCGGCGCCCCGCTGGCCGGCTGGTTCATCAACCAGCACGGGCTCTTGGGCCTCGAGGGCTGGCGCGTCATGTTCCTCGGCGTGTCCGTCCCGGCGATCCTGCTGGGTGTCATCGCCTGGTTCTACCTGATCGACAAGCCGGCCGACGCGAAGTGGCTGACCTCCGAGGAGCGGGACTGGCTGACCGGGGAGCTCGCCGCCGAGAACGCCGGCAAGACCGGCGCGGACGAGAAGACCAGCCACGGCAAGGAGGCCCTGAAGGCCGCCTTCACCAACAGCCGCGTCTGGACACTCGCCCTCATCTACTTCGGCTTCATCTACGGGCTGTACGCCCTCGCCTTCTTCCTGCCGACGATCATCAACGGCTTCCAGGACCAGTTCGGCACGACGTTCAGCGTGATGGACAAGGCCCTGATCACGGCCATCCCGTATCTCCCCGCCGCGGTCGTCCTCTACTTCTGGTCGCGCCACGCCACCAGGCACGGTGTCCGCACCTGGCACATCGCGGGCCCGGCCGTCGTCGGCGGGATCTCCATCCCGGTCGCCCTCTACATGGGCTCACCGGCCGCCACGGTCGCCGTCATCACCGTCACCGCCTGTGCGATCTTCGCCGCGCTGCCGGTCTTCTGGTCCGTCCCCTCGCAATTCCTCACCGGCGCGACAGCCGCGGCCGGTATCGCCCTGATCAACACCGCGGGCAACGTGGCCGGCTTCGCCGCCGGTTACGTCACCGGCTGGCTGAAGGACTTCAGCGGTGCCTACTACCTGCCGCTGTTCCTCGTCGGGGCTTTCATGCTCATGTCCGCCGCGCTGATGCTGTGGCTCGCCAACCGGTCCAGGGGCCGGGGCGCGAACCAGGGCCGGCCCCTCGCAGAGGTCCGCTGA